GCAAAAAGATCGAATAGCAATATTAATGACACAAGGCTGGTACATTCCAGTGTGACTGAGTAGAACTGGGCCTTCAGGGGATAGTTCTGTTCTGCCTTGATACACTCTTGAAGGACAACCTGGCTGCATCTACAGTTGTATGTACATTTGTTTAAGTACAAATCTGGAGCAAATAAAGCagggaaaatgaaaagacaggaatgaatatgtatgtatgaatatgttttgttggagtcagcttttattttaacatttttcttgaGCAGTCTGTCTTATACACTCACTCTTTCAATGTATACTGCCACCTGCAGGTAGATAGTTACATAGCAGCCTTTTGTATAACTACTGTTAATGTGTTTCAACATTACATCTTTTGTACAGATGCAGTGCTGCGATGcaagtgtaaatttaaatttttaaatagaaaagtgtAGTTTTATGGTAAACACTTACCACTGTTGCATCTCCATGTTTTACATGTTACtgctaaaatacatttaccGGAATTAAAGTGACTATTTCCAGCCCTCACGCAGGGGGTCCTGCTGAATGTGGCTCTCAGTTGTGCTGTTGTTGGGTTTGGACCCTTTTTTGACATCTTAAAgagcaacttcaccaatttccaacttgctttctatggtttAAGATAAGgttgaaaatgtacattaatgcttttaaacttcgcTCTGACTTcctgatattaaaatatttctctttttttagatgaaaaattcctccagatggcatcacCCAGGAGTTTTTCATAATTAGGATTTCAGATGATTCCATCTaagggagctctggaaaagaagGATGACCATGATTACagactccatagtgtgagctgaactaaaggttcctccaagtgacgtcatctggaggtgttttttccAGGTAGAGGAGgagagatattttattttagggaggtcagagggaagtttaaggcattcatttaaatgtactactcaaacaagaagcaagtacaatatcAGCGAAGGCGTCTCTTATCTTCTAGAAATGCACTGAATATAATACAAGTTTAAGCAGATTTGATCCAAAGCAGTCATTCTGATGTGATTACTGTTATTTGTTACAACCCCGTGATGTAAAAGAACAGACACGCAATTCAGTGCCAATTCTGAATGTGGTGGATTTGTCTTCAATAGTTATCTCAGTTTACTGGGTGCTCACAGACAAACATGTTCTCACAAAGTCAACCCAATTAATACTTTGCCATGAGATGACTTCCCCTCCCTTTATTCAGGtaaatttgaaaacattaaCATCAGGTTAGTTGCTCTGCAGCGAGAGATGCCTGTAGGTCAtgtacaataataaatatatcttTACATTTAATCTGCCCATAGTCACAAAACATAGACAATTATACAAATATAGTAcacaaatttctttttcataagCTCTGGCCTATATTTTAGGCAAAATCTAAAGCGTTACTGTTCTCACAGTAAAGCAATCTTTACTGTCTATCTGATGTGTAAATCATTGCTTTTATCCTCAAAGAAGCCTCCTGTTCCCCTTCATCTTTAATTACTGCTTTACTCTACTCTGACACCCATTTCATATTCAGTGATCAGATGGATGACTAAAATAGTAAATAACCATCAATTTCAGTCAATTATAAAAATGCTGCCCAAGACCCTTCAGATAATCACATTTACTGCAACTTGTTCAGCTCTTCTTTCTATTTTATTGGTGGCTTTGTGTGTTAAAAAGCCTGGACCTTGTCCACTTAATGAGCTTACGTTTTAAGTACACTTTCACTGTAAACGAGTTATATCGTCGAACAGTTTTCAAATAGTTGCAATAGTAAACATGTATAAAGTAAGACCCTTGATTAACTGGAGAAAAAGTCAGATTAAATCATAGGAAACCAACACTTTATTTAAGACACATtgatatttgacatttcatgGATTCACTTCTGatgttgaaattaaatgtaaataaaccttGGTTCTCCATGGCAATACTGAATTAGAATACAGCTATAATAACACCAAGATACCCAAGTGTGCACGtatatctacagtatgtacatatTTCAAATAGGTCCGTTTTGTCAAGATAAATATTGTCAATGTGCTTCCATTTGTAATCCTTGACACTATGTTTACTCCCTGAACAGAACAAGAACTACTTTACCTGACAGTTCCCACCTTCAGGTGAATGATGACAAATGCTGCCATAAACAGTAATGCTGAAGCGTCAAAGCCTTGACGCCAATCTAATTTAACGTATCTACAAAACTGTGAAACATCTTACAGTAAGAGAGTGAATCCCACTTGGCAAAATTCAAGTTCTTCTTCTCTTCAGCAGACAATATGAGCAATAATCAATGCTTCACAGTTACACAAATGCCCAGACTggtgaaaaacaacaactacaacatcACTCATCTAGAAACCACAATATTACAGATCAATGAGTAACAAAGATGCTAATATGGTCAAAGGATAATTTTCCAGCCATGACACCCTCCTCCAGCTCATCTGTACACAGTTTCACATCAATTTGTCATCACTAaactaacagcagcagcagagcagcaggatgTAATGCTGCACTGTGGTCGGGCCTTGAATCTCACTGTAGCAAACagcattataaaaaaatacattcaagaCTTTATAAAAAGCTGCAATTATGTCTTAATGTGGTAATGTAGTAAAGAAAGATGAGGTCAGAACTTCATCTTCAAAAACAGActaacacaacattaaaaacggTAGCAAACGcatgtcttcatgtctgatAAATGTCCTAAACAGtctaaatgacaaataaattattatttgcattaCAGCAGTCTACTAAACTGTTAGGTGGGAGTCTCTGCACCAAACAGATCATTAGAGGACGGACCAATTCCTTAAATAAGTGTTTCTGTCAGAACATTACACCCACTGCtagaaatcatttttaaaacacgGGAGTGCAGACTCCGTACAAACTTCCAAGTGGTTTCCAATTGTGGAAAGTTATCCTTCCCAGTTTAAGGTAGATTATCAGAACTGGGATGTTTTAGCTGCACTCCGGGTGGATGGAATTCTAGTTTCAAGTTTCTTGAATGTAACATGCATTtcatacattaaaacattatgtAAACTTCCCTCAtgtcatttctaaaaatatacatttctacATTCAAATGATGTAAATACAGTcaatttaaaacagtttatgTTCTTTTCTAGTTTAGAGCAATTACAAAGCCTTAACAAATCATCCAGAACAAAAGTAacttacattttcatttgaaatctCTTCTTAATGGAGGGAATCTTTGGAACCATGTCCTTTGTCTTTCTAGAGAATTCCCTTTTCTTTACTCCTCTGTGGCTCCACTACATGAGAACAGGCAGCCATCCCCCTGTGCTTCCCTTTTTAACCTGGGTTTTTCTCCCTTTCCttgttcataaataaataattatagtGCTTAGCTTCAAATTTTCACAATAGCACTGCAAGATGTTAAGaaaatacacatactgtaccagCAGACAACATTTTCCTTCACAATGGAATGTGACAATGTGGAGCGCAACCAGAATAGTTCACACCTCTGTAAAGATGAGCCAAAATtctgcaaaacacaaactatGCAACTACATTCTTATATGTAAACATTGTTTTGCAAACacccatctatccatccatccattatttgaTACTGTGTATCCTATTCAGGGCCGCaaagggctggagcctatcccagctatcaTAGGGcggaggcagggtacaccctggacaggtccccagtctcagggccaacacagagagatgcacacaaacaggcaaCCACTCACACTACcattcacatctacaggcaatGTAGATTCACCAAATaacctaaaatgcatgtttttggactgtggacGGAAACTGTACCCGAAGGGAAACCCACTCAAGCACTGCAGGAACTTGGGAACTACACACACATCATTATTCAAACAGGGGACCTTCTAGccgtgaggcagcagcactaaccactgcCCACAGCAGCACTGCCCTATTTTGCAAGCATTTagggtaaaaacatttttaaaagtgtctttgtactattttagattttagactTGTTCAGGACCAATTGCAACGTGCCCTACAGTTAacagaacaattaaaaaagaaggaagagccaatgaagataaaaataaagCCTTAGAATTTTCAGAGGTTAGCTACTAACAAAAGTCTGACTAGTTTACAAGGTGACAAAAACATAGTCTTGGCCCTTTCAAAATGTTCCTGTCAAGattgtatgaaaaaaaataataattagaaatataTGAACTAAAGTGACAGTTAATTGCTTGAGTTTTCATGTTTTGGCTCATCTTTAACATGTGTTAACTCTAGATGGCACTAAACTGTACACCCTAAAACATTTACCCAGTTATCTACAGATACCTGCCAAGCGTCTCTATTTATAAGATACATGCATTTTTATCTAATAGATTTGTGACAGACTACAGAGGATTGTCTGATATTTCATCTAAACTTAACAGGCCAATCGATTTCTAAAGTGCTCCTAAATAtgcaacacatactgtattacagCAGATGAAGGAGCTTTGCTCCTCTAAGTCATAAATAAAGCAGAAGGCATTTCTTTTATgactttgttttcacttttgaagCTTTAATTTGTTTCCCTTATTAATGCACATATATTTTATCTCTGTTGCAAAGAATTAGACTGAGTATTGTGGTTCGGTTTAGGAGTGTTTGCCTAACAATCTCAACTACTTTTAGTACTAAACTTGCAGGGCTAAGATTTGCAGAGTGCCAACAGCAGAGACTTTTGTTCTACTCATTATATCTAGTTATAATCATTAGTGCATTACCCCCTAATTTCCTATTGTTGCCCTTTAATTGCTCTATCGCGATTTACTGGATCATAGGGTCATCATTGGGGGAGGCCAGAGCTGGGACTCTAACAAACTGCTGAGTTTTATCCTCATTATGGGGTGTCTCTCTGCTGGACACAGTAGTGAAGGACAGGTGGTCGTGCTCCAAAATGGCAAGGCGGTCTGGCTGCTTCTCCTTCTTCAGGTAGAACATCTTCCTCAGCTGCTTCAGTTGCTGCAGCTCGCAGAAGGTCTCCAGCACCACAAGCATAACTATCAGACCCAGGATCAGGTAGACTgatgagacaaacacacagccgAGACAAGTAAGATTGAGTAACTACTTGCATTGTAgcactgtataaaaaaacattaccacACATTTTCCCTAAACCTAGTAATCAAGTAACATTTCTCTCTGAACAGGGCTTAAAACAATTATACTGTTAATAATTATACTGTCTGCTGTTGTATTGCTGTAGAAGTTCAACTGATGAAGCTGATGTGGCAGCTGGTAATGAATTTATACAGTAagtcttaaaaaataattaaggAGGTGGCCAACTCGTTtgattgggaaaaaaaacacaagagatgCATTTCTTCATTACTGTCCCAAAGAGTGTTGTTTAAATGCACTGGCACAAGGGGGCAGTGACAAGCTAATCAGACTAACAAGAACAGAGTGCAcgttttgtaaaataaacaaaatcaggAAAAACGGTTTCAGCTCATGCTGGAAATCCCCCACTTAGACATAAATATTGTCTGATGATTTTCAGCAGTAATATTTTTAACTTCCTGGCACTCAGGTTCATGAAAAACCCAAGATTTGACTTAGCCAGTGTTTGAAAGCTTAATAAAAATCGCAAGAGCATCACCCTCACTTCTAATAATACTTATATTGAAAGGAttctttgaaattattttttgctaGTAAAGCAACAGTCTGACATTTGCAGCAAATGATATGATTTGCCGTATATTTGCATTTACTGAACAGTCCTTTGTTTGCACGTAATTACAAAAGCAGAACTTAGTGTTTACAGAGTTGTGCTACGCCCTAAATGCAAATCCCAGAAACAGTAACTTCTCACCATAGGCACTGGCAATCTAAAAACTTCAGCAAATGACTCAAACTGTTCATTTTTGTGACAAACGGTATTCAGCTCTTCCATTTTCTATGCTCCAAACACCATGTCATTTTTCACAAAGgaagttgttaaaatgtgtccaGTGTTATTTGTACAAACACATCCTGTCACAGTCTCTTCAGACTGACACACTGTGACCATCGAATGACGTCTCTCAGGCTGTTCAGTGCTGCACACCCTCATCATACAAGCATGTGATAATTAAGTGGTGTTCAAGTCCACTCACACTCACAGCTTGATGCGACTCCATTTTAGTCTAGGCCAGTTTACTCTAGGCATATGGCACAAGTCACCCAGAAAATACAATCAATTTTGTGCTGGTCTTGATTAAACAGATTAGCCCAAATTTCTATCCTGGACTGCTTATTTTGctttatctgtctgtgtttaaaatgtgctgAATAATATTGCTCTGCAGCATACAGAAACTTAACAACATTCattaacaacacaacaaaatgtggcacatttttcttttttaagaattTTGCAGTGAAATGTTCCCTATATGTGCATCCTCTAGTTACAATTTCAATGACAcctttaaaaactattaaatattaactttatTATTGGTCAGTTAACGCAAATAATGCAGGTTAATTTTCCTTTAAGCTTGTAAACAGTATTTTCAAATCCACGTTCAACAATGATTTCTGCAGTCCAATAAAACAATGTATGATAGACAATTTTAGTCTATAACTCCAAGCTTCTCTGTGTGGATAATAAATTAAAGCAATTTCAGTCGATGAGATAAAGCCACTACtaccatatacagtatataaaaaaacGTGATCTGAAAGAGGTTTATTACTGTAAGTCAGAGTTAAGCTAAATTTTATCCAGTTAAGTTGTTATTATTGCACAGGTTTTCATaacacagctaaaaacaaatggaacaGCCTGATTGTGTCACACTTGAGAAGTTCAAAGTTTACCATCATAAAACCTCCTACACGTAATCTTAGCACATCAAAACATCCTAACAACATTGTTCCCCCCCTGCGTCTCCTTAActatttaatttgaataaactGAGACAATACTACAGGTTATGTAATGTGGCACTTGTTATTTAGGATTTTTAGGCCTTTATTGCTGGATGTTTTTTAGCTCAATAAGGAAGAGAGTGCCATCGTGATAGTGCAAACAAAGAAAGCAGTAAAATCCTCTTTGAAACAGGATACACTCAATTTTATGAGAAATGTGATACTGATTCGAGAAACGGGCAGTAAAAACAACACCGCTGTGTGCCTACCATCTAATCCATTTCCTTTTCAGCTAATCTTTTGACTACTGAACAGGAGCAAAGTAAATGTAATCTGAATTACTTTGAGTAGAAATTACTTTGAGACTTTACAGCTACAGTACTGTGCCGTAGCTCCAACAGTCCTTACTCACCAGTAATGCCCACTTTGTAGAGCTCCCTGAACTTCTGATTAGCAGCCTCTCCAGGTACATAGTCTCCCAGGCCAATGGTGCTGAGAGAGATGAAGCAGAAGTAGAAGGACTCCAGGAAGTTCCAGTTCTCCTCCAGGGCTGAGAAGATGGCAGCAGGGATGAGAAAGAAGCATGACACTGCCAACGTGGCGAGCAGAGTGGCATGGACGATGGCCACCAGTGGTTTGGACAGGCCCCAGCGTGTGTGAATGTACATAACTGGCCTCCGTGTGCTGAACACCATGATTCTTTGCACCACAGCAGTGAGGAAAAGCAGAGTAAAGGGGATGCCAATCACAGAATAGATAATGCAGAAAGCCTTCCCGCCATCTGACAGAGGTGCTGTGTGACCGTATCCTGTAGAAAGCCCAACATGACCCAAAATATTACAGTTCTCATCATGAAAGGTGCTGCTACAGGCATGTGACATTTCATTATTAGACTTATTAAAACAGAGGTCATTATCATTGTACAtttgtgtggtgtttttgttCTTATGCACACAAGGATGTTAAAAACACCATATGCAAATAGAAAACTACAGTATATCTGGTTAAAATCCCAAAGACCTCATGCAAATAAGAACAACAATATGAAATGAATAACACAACATCCTCTGTTATATGTAGACCATTTTTGGTCTGATGAAATTTACTGCCATGGTACATGGTAATGTATTTTGTAACTAGCCTGTTGAGGAAACATACAGCCACAAtcaattgttgttttattattaaattataagaGTCAAAGTCGTTCTGCTTCAAGTGCTTCTGAGGTTAATAAAAAGCAACACGTTTGAGGCTAAAGTGAGCAACTCTTATATAACTATGATAAAGAACATGAGCTCCTTTTGATCTGGATAAAGTCCCTGTTTAGctataaacacaatttttgttGAGACATATACAAGAAATAGTTTTCTGCAGTCAGGCAGACACTGCTATACATGTTATGTGCACATCCTGTATGTTACAACGTGACAGATATCTGTTGCCATGTGGTCAGTCTAAAGTTCTTCAGATATTCTGACTGTCAAGCATCTGAAAGCTAGATAATAGAAAATGAGTCTAACCTCTCAGAATGCCTACAGACATGATACACATAATTAGTTTTGTAAAATTTGTAGAAATTAGAAAATCTCTTATTGCCATGTTAACATCGAGGTTGAAGTGCTCTCGGTAAACATAAAAAGGAGCTGGGAAgacataacaataaaaaatgcaaagggATTCGTATCctaattaaatatcaaatccTAGTAATTTAGTAAGGTGTATAAAACATGCTCTCGGTTAGATTTGGTTCAGTTCCCCTACAAATGTAACATCCTGCAccacacattttgtgtttactaCCTGCCTTGCTGTTGCATGTAGGCCAGACTGGTGTGTGTGGCCTAGTGGTGGCTTAGGTTTTATGCAAGAGTGAGAAAAAGATGTTTGCTGACGAATGGCAGGCCTAAACAAGAGCCCACCTGAGACCGCCATTGTAATGTCCCACTGTGTAGAGGACCGGCTGCAGCATCACTTGCTGTCCAGCCTACTTGGTGACCTGACTTACCTGTGGTGGACAACACTGTGCTCGCAAAAAACAGCGCAGAGGTGAAGTCCCAGTTCCAGTTCGCCGAGGCGTTATTGAGGATGGAAACCCCATAATTACTCGCCTCCATTGCTTTTTTCAGAAACCGCTCTAGACGATCCTCAGAGAGACACTCATTTTCCTGTAGGAACTGCTTTTTAATGGCCCTCAGGTCCTGGCGCAGCACGTCTTCATAAGGTAGCTCGACCGAAGAAAAGACAACAGCGCCGAAAATGAGATAGAGGAGATAGCCCAAAACTAGAGATACAAAATACCACGTCGATTTGTGATTCTGTATCAAGCGCACACATGAATTGCTGGCTAGAGACTGAAGCATTTTCAAGTGGTTTATCACCAAGGTGTAGATAAATATAATAAGACAACGTTATTAATCTGTCCGCCTCGCGTCTTATTTGGCCGAATATCCTATAGATGTTGCTCAGGACAAAGCTCGATGAGGTTTCTATTCTCCCTGCCGTGGCACTTGAGGCTTTCAGGTGCAGTCGGACGCCTCAGCACTCCCCTATGCGAACGGAGCTATTTTGGTTAACTTAAGAAACGATAGGCGGCCTCACTTGGGATGTCGTTATGAACAGCGTGGATAGACGTCTGGTCATACTGCTGTAAGACGACTTTGGTAAATGTGTgcaagtttataaaaaaaaaaaacacccaaccATGCCTTAtgcttctttctttctatcGCGTAGGTATTTTAGTCTACAGCAAAGCATGCACGGGACAAAACTACGacacaaaactatttttaaatggaCTATCCGCTTCGACGTTATGTACAAAAACGCCAACGCAATGGCTTCTAAATCTAATGCTTGCACATTTTCTGAGCTTTTCAGATGAATCGTGAAGGCAGCAAGGATGTGTGGGTGACAAGGCCATGTGACGTAAGAACTCTCGcgtctcctctctcctcccagGTAGTCTGCTCCTGTAGACGTTTTCGGTTTCACCTCCAAGTCACCAGCGTCAGAAACCTACATCCCCGCTTGTTTCCGATGCCTGTAAAGCAGGTTAAGAAAACTGGGGCGTGGAAAGACCTTTTAAATCATGGCTACGTAGAGAACTGGCCCATCAGGCTGTAGATGAAAGACTTTTAGATTTTTCAATGACAGATTTTTAATCATAGTGGCTACTAATTTGGCAGCAAGCATTTTGTGTTAACTAACTGTCGCAAATGCAGCTTTGTTGTGTTATTCTTTAATTTGATATAAGTTTCATTTTTGCAAAGCTTTTCCTGTGTCAAAAAAGACCTGACACATAGTGCTTTGTTTGCTGAAAAGGAAATCTTAAAAACTCTTCATTTAGTTTGTGTTCAAGCTCTTTCTCAAAGTTTATTAGGTCAGTTAGCATTCTCGGTGTAATTCTGAGATGCCATGGAAAACATGCAtctatttaacatttgtttaaattatttttgaatttttaaatacattaaatgcccctacataaaatatatgtacataaaaataaacacaactatttacatttaatttttgatGCAACTTCaccaaatctaaataaataacgAGCCAATTGTTGCAAAACCGAAGACCCCCCGGGCCCCACAGAATCCCCATAAATCAACAGACATTTAAGCTGCCATTAGATGGACCTACTTTATAATTTGGTTTTACAACCCTGGCTGTCAAAATCAGGAGAGGTAGACGTACCACTTCAAACTCTTTACTCAAATTGCAGTAGCAAATTACattctgtaaaagaaaatgtattagtaACAGTAATAATTGGGATATTGTCAATGACATCAATGTCAGAGTCTCGCacaaatttatttgaaaaattctcaaaggagaaaatgacggcagatttaaagaaaatatgttaattcagaaaaaacaacagcCAAAGTCACCCAGCATCTTGGTATGGAATTAAAATGGCCTAACTGGTAAAGTTTAAGCAGATTTTAAGTCCTTTGGGcactgacaggtggttaaccaaCAATAACGTAATTTTTAGTTAATTAGATACTAAATAAAGAATCTACATCTtcaaaaagtaactagtaacaaattctgaaaaagaaatgtagtagagcaaaaagttttatttatttatacatacacgtatacatatatatgtatgtatgtacgtatgtatgtgtgtgtgtgtgtagtagtagtagtggctTAAAGGTAAATGGAGCCTAAAATTGAACTCTCCAGTAAAGTGCAACTGCCACAAAGTTATACCTAAGTACAGTCcttgaataaatataattacataCCACTTCTGAAAATCACCCcattatttcagctttaaaacTCAATTTGTTTCAATGGCAACATTGCTTGTGTAATTTTACAGCATGGAAAAACCGCGTATTAACATCATCAtgagactgtggcgcaggaggcaGAGCaatcgtccaccaatcccccaccaatcccagggttttTAGATCCGATCGACGGCTCCTCCTGACACGTGTagaagtgttcttgagcaagacgccGAACCGCAACCTAGTTGCTGCTGGTCTGTGTGTAGGCAACGTCGGGGTGTGATTGTGATTGCGAGTGGGTGAGTGACAAGCAATGTAAAGCGCTTCAAGtaccaataagtagaaaagacCATTTATATTAACAGAGGTTTAGAACTTGTCTGATTCACAGTTTTTGACCAAAGCTTATGAGGTTAATCTGGCAATTCACTTTTCTATATTCATAATACAATTTATAGGACGCTGCTGCACGACAAGGGACACTGTAGTGCACAGCACCCTCACTGACAGTGAAGGGACACTGTAGTCAGTCCCCCAGATCGCCCACTGACAAGCTAGGCTGTCTTAAGAACTAAGTAAAAAATATCTTAAGCCGTTGTTTGTAGCAGATGGGACTTTCCACATCACTTTATTAGATTGTGACACTACGTCAGTCAAGTGCGCACCATATGAAAACTGATTCACAGTGACTGTATTCTGGGGGATAAAAACACGTACTGGGACCCTGCACAGCTTTGACCGTAAATGACCTATTCGGGTTGCCGTAGTAATGCAAGACTGGGGCACTCCTCCTCAATGAACGGTGGAAAGATGGCGACGGCATACGCACCAGCGAGAGTCAACTGTACCGGTGGATAGAAAGTGCTCCACAAAGACACAAGCCCGCCTCTCTTGCAAAGATTTAACGGTGCAAAGCCTGTCTGGTATCGCTTAGACATGATTTAGCCCATGCACGGTTAGGAACAAGAAGCCACTGGTTTGCTATGGAGCCTCCGGATCGCAACAAGCCTAGCAGGTATGCGAATTTGTTGAACAGACTCTACACCATCAGGACCGCGCACTTGCCAAATAGGGAGCTGAACGTGACACTGCAGTCCGCACTATGGGAGCGCCTGCGCATCCCTTAGAAATCGACTTCCTGTCAAATAGTGGTACGCGGTGCAGTTAGTGTATTTGCAACACCGAGTTGCAAACTTTTTCGAGCAACATTTTCAGTCGTACTTTGCTGCAGATATTTGCTCCCCATTTGATTCTCGGTTGCCAGAGAGAAAGGCAAAATGCTCGCCAAATAATAAGGTAACATCAGGCACAACGAACAATCGCTTTAATATGTCAGGGAACAAGCTAAGTTAGCTAACATCCACTGGTAACTGGCTGTCGTTTGACACTTATTGTTCACCCACAAGTTCGCTAATAGAAAGTGACGGAGCTGAAGCTGGATTAGTGTTGCAAT
The nucleotide sequence above comes from Channa argus isolate prfri chromosome 1, Channa argus male v1.0, whole genome shotgun sequence. Encoded proteins:
- the kcnk1b gene encoding potassium channel subfamily K member 1b, with translation MLQSLASNSCVRLIQNHKSTWYFVSLVLGYLLYLIFGAVVFSSVELPYEDVLRQDLRAIKKQFLQENECLSEDRLERFLKKAMEASNYGVSILNNASANWNWDFTSALFFASTVLSTTGYGHTAPLSDGGKAFCIIYSVIGIPFTLLFLTAVVQRIMVFSTRRPVMYIHTRWGLSKPLVAIVHATLLATLAVSCFFLIPAAIFSALEENWNFLESFYFCFISLSTIGLGDYVPGEAANQKFRELYKVGITVYLILGLIVMLVVLETFCELQQLKQLRKMFYLKKEKQPDRLAILEHDHLSFTTVSSRETPHNEDKTQQFVRVPALASPNDDPMIQ